cccgattgacatccctacattTGGGTGAGATATAGATGCAacagaaataaaatactccGTATATACAAATTAGGGGAAAGAATTGTGTGCGATTGGCTCAAATATAACTGAATTGATGGCCTTTTCTTGATGGGCTTCCCAACCACAGTTTATAAGATACTAGTACAAATGATACTCTGGCCCATTATTACAACCCAATAACTGGGATATAGAAGTTGTAGTAACCAAAGATGTGTATTGTCCCACAAGTAAGCACATCGCATATACTTATAGAGACTGTGCGGATGTTCCAAGCACGACCTTACTTGAACACACGGCCCacactattattattttgtcgCCAAAGATGTGTGGGCCGTGTGGCGACAATAGTATTTATTATTTTCCGCAAAAATAATATTGTCGTGCTTCAGTTGCTATGATAAAAGtgtcattatttttttatgcaAGCGAGCTAAATACTATTGTCGCCACACGGCCCACACCAGtgttaaaatatactactctcTATTTCTTGTTAAATTGGTCGTTTGTAGGGGTGTCTTCTTGCAAAGACGCCCTCAACAATACTTATGTTTAAATTGTCTTAAATATTGTTTATATTTACTCTTTTCCCCCTTTTATGTGAGAGATTTAGCAGGAgttactataatattttttttaaattatcaaTAGATTTTAAAGTTTTTctgctattatttttttattaaaaaaaataatagtgtATTGTTatagaaaattataattttttatgaataaattagaaaaatttTGTTCTTTGGGGGGTGCATGATATATAGATAGATGCAAGAGTGGAGCTTTTCTAAGGCCTTGAATGTGTATTATTTTTGGGTAGGAAGTTTATAGACGTAGggaaaaaaatcatcaaatacTTACTTGTATGCATATGGAGTACATGAAGAGATGTTTATTTAGCCTTGATCCAGTGACAGTCTGATATTTTTTGCCACATCGAAGATTCATGCTCAACGTTGCAGAAGCCAGTCTCAAGACATATCTGGAAAGGCAGCTTCTTCAAACGAGTTATCTGCTCTGTCTTTACTGCTAGGTTAACTGATGCACTTCACCTTTCGCACAAGTCATGTACATATGTTCTATACTTTACTACTTTGTTCTGTTATATATACATTTTATAATAACGACGATGAATTTATGTTTGCGTTTTACAGAATGAAAAtcgttttaatttttgtttttaagtgATGGATTTTTTCTATTGATTCTTTTTAAGTTCTAATGAATTATTTCGATCTATACATGTTTTGAATCTTGATATACTAGTCCTATAAAAATagacatttttccattttgattcggcaataaaaataattcatcacTATGATTTGtcacggattttaaaaaatgttttacTTTGTGATAAAAAAATGGGGAAATTAGTTAGCGAGCGTAgcctcatttttatatatataggtttTATTCTTTAATTAGTGATTTAGTTGAATGTGGGGTCGCATTTAATCAAGATGGAAAACCGTAAACAAGACTTAAAATTGTGAACGTCCTAAAATTGCAAAATGAGATACAGTATCTTTATAGACTGAAGGTgtagtatgataaaaaaataaattctctAATATTTagttggggcggagggagtatattttatatcTAAAAAACATTGATCTTAATATTTAGATATCACAACAAATTAAATCTCCATATCTCTACTCCTAGTACTCCATCGATCAAATCTCCATATCTAATCTAATACTCCTATGTCAACGAATATACATTTGCTGATATGTATATGCATATCAGTATTATATACACTACTGCATGATTGATCAAATGTAGTTATGTAACCCAACCATTTTGACTGCAAAATGGAGCAATAGAACATTGGTGACACATTACTTGATTATTAACTCACATTGACACACgctacaaaacaaaacaatactaTTGGATAAAAATCACTAATAaataaagagtaaaggccaaaatagGTCcgaacatatgctcattttaaaattttggtcatacactttatcttttgaatttttacatcctgaacatttcaactcgaaTCACAATCGGTACTGCACTAACTGTTTCGTCTATATTTAACGATCAACGGTACCAATTTTGACCCATCATCTTCTCTGTCAAAATACTCAACTTCACTAGACCTCCTCCGGCAGCACCTTGTCGGAAAAGACCCCCGGCAGGCCGACGAGCAGACGCGCTGCCTCAACATCACGCtcgccgccgtcgccgccgtGAAGCGCGGCTACGTCTTCTTCTCAAAGGTCCAATTCATCCCCGCCGAGGCACTCCGGGAAATCGACGCGCTGTGGCGGCAGCACAACGACGGGAAGTTCGGTTACTACGTGCAACAGAGGATCTGGAAGAAATTGAATGGGGATTTCAAGACGTTCTTCATCAAGGTGGGGTGGATGAAGAAGCTGGAGAGCTCGGAGGTGGAGCAGTACAATTACAGGAGCTTTCCGGCGGAGTTTATGTGGGAGATGGAGGAGGGGCCGCCGGAGGGGCATCTGCTGCTGACGAATGCGCTGAGAGGGACGCAGCTGCTCAGCTGCATTCTCGGCCACCCGGCTTTTGACGAAGAAGATGATGTGTTGACCGTTATATATAGACAGAACAAGTAGTGTAGGAACGATTATTATctgagttgaaatgttcagaaTGCAAATATTCAAAAGATAGAgtctaggaccaaaatcgtaaaataagTATATGTCCAGGACCAGTTTTAGCATTTACTcataaaaaaatactctctccatcccatgTAAGGACATTTTCATTTTCAGATGTCCCATAAAAGTATCTCTATAATcacttttaatatattaattttttattcatccataaaaattagtcttattttaattttaataatataatccATCATTTTCCtttcatctcttactttttctctatcttgtctatttattcaatttcaattaattACATTTTTCCTTCTTCATCAAATTTTCCTTTAAATTTTGTATCAACTTGTTTTGGataaatttttttgataaattaactcgatcttactttttctctatcttgtctatttattcaatttcaattaCTTACATTTTTCCTCCTTCATCAAATTTTCCTTTAAATTTTGTATCAATATCTTGTTTTAGataaatatttttgataaattaacTCGATCGATACACAGCTagttaaaatattaaagaatcGCTCTGTTCAATATTAAAgtaggtggaaaaaagttagtgtgggaccctattaccatatggtaaaagtgaactgagactcatattcgcgaacggactaaaatggaaaaacgagactcctattcgtggacggagtGGGTATAAAATATTCGAGaaaaaataatgtagataagaccattatctacattattctctcttactttgcattttctctataatttttttaaaacaaatgcGAAAAAACACTTCGTTTATGGTGGAATGGAGGGaatactatttttaaaaatccgTGTTGAAGTCATGTAATAAGACACAAAAGATGTACTCCATTAAACAActtatgtatttatgttatactctctccgtctcacaatagatgtctcatttttttttagtttgtcccacgaAGATATCACATTTATCTAACATATAAAACAACATCTCTTAAAATTCCATGCTATTTTCCAAGTATGCCATTTATTATGAGATGAATGAAGGGAATCCCTTTGAAGTCAAAATACATTTCTAAATTTCATACAAGTATCGACCATCTATTCTGATCATCAAGAACGAACCGGAGGATGCTAAAACATTTTTTCTAACGAGTTTTCTAGCacaatgaaattattaaattggaCAGAATGAATTGACCCCGAAAATATAATGTTACTTTCGAAATTGATCATGAAAATTATAATGTTATTTCTTGAAAATCAACCAAGCTACATGTATTTTCTAATATAAGTGTCAAAATCTGACTTGGACTTTTAAGTCAAGTCTAATTTTTTGGCTCTTgacttttattttttcatattacCATTTAGACAACTAGAATTTAGCAAGTGCAATGAAACTTTAACAAATCTATTGCATCTCTCCGAATTAGATTTAAGTAAAATCGATACACACGTGATTCAAGACCACATGTTTGTGGAAATTACTATCAAGTCTTAACATGAAGACATAATGCAATTTACCAGAATATCAATATTGCTTGCTATCAACATTATAAAGTATAATATCCCAAATCCAATTActatcataaataattttttttgtaacatGTGGACTGAATCGGTTGCTATAGAAAAAGGCAACGTTTGGTACGTGTGAGAAAAGTGGCAATAAATGGCACCAAAAGGGAAAAGGCAGTAAAAGGCAAAAAAGAAAGTTGGAAAAAAGGCAGAAACCATAAATAGATTAACGTtaactaaaataattaataagatgtGGTTAGCCTTTGCTCCCACAAAATATCTCAACTAATGGTCCACATACTTTTATTATCTTCTCAAAGTCTTCTTTTTTCCCTATTTTGTTGAGTCATGAgtctatttatatttattattgtcTAAAAAAGTTCCGATCATATATCTATAAAGATTAATAAATGTTCAATATGATCATCTGAAATTGAAATACGAGTATTACTATATTCCCttcattttctaaaaaaaaagttttcctaaaaaatataaattttctaTTTACGAAATCAACCTTAAAATCCACTAATATTAGTTATTCCATTATTTTTACTTTCCATCACTATTtctttacctattttttctcttcatccCTCCTACTTTATCAATTTGCTTTAAAACCATGtcatttttaaagtttaaatttttacaaaataaagGAAATAGTTTTGATGGAAATTTTTTCCTGTTTATATGTTCTTAAATTGAATAAACTCTTTTTTTTATGAGATCACCAATCACCATACCACGGATAAGGGTACCAGAACAAAACTTTCgtccacaaaaaaataatactatctccatctataaaaaatatattccattaacttttattattttaggcCGTGTACCAAAATCAGACCAACTTTAAATATTGAAAGGTTTAAACAATTACTAACTCTATACATCATTCAAAACGTGGATCCCGCAACCCACTAATATTACTTCATCCACCTTTTCTCTTCTCATTTCTAACTTTAcctattatatattaaaattcatgtcattaaaactttgtctattttttacgGATGGAGGTAGTATTGTTTATGGATGGCAGAAATTTTAAATGCAAATTTGATAAAGTAACgaatataaaaaaagtagtCAAGTATTGTTAGTAAAATATGAAACTCGTCTTATGGATATTTTCTATGGATGAAGGTAATATGTACCAATAgtatttatactccctccgtcctactcTAAGTGGAGCACCTTTATTCcagcacaagattttatgtaatgttgttttgtgagtaagTGAAGAGAATAttgtaagagagagaaaagtagagagACTGGTGTTTCTACTTTTATGTGCCATTTAGAGCGAcatttcaaaaagaaaaatggttcACTTagaatgagacggagggagtattaatttcttCATCGCAATCACTTCTTTGTATCATCCCAATAAGAAACCGACACAAAACATTGTTACTAGAAACTTGAAATTCTCATGAGCCAACGATAAAGTCAGTCAACCAGGTCAACCCACCTGAATCCGCCATTGTTTGTATCATAGCTCAAGAATTAGTCCAAACATCACATATTAAGGCAGGGGCGGATCTACATGCATTAAAagaggggcaattgccccacctCATATTTTCACAcatttatgtatatattgtatatttgacaatttatttttttcaatttctcacTAAATACCCCATCTCAAATTCTTAAAATTTCCTCGTATGTAAACTTGCCCCACTTCCTATAAATTCTTGGGTCCACCCTTATATTAAGGTGATCGCCAAAAGTTGCAAACTCAATTGAAAACCACTTAATCACTTATAAACACTCTCATCCCGAAAAATATTCTTGCTAATGAGTGATATGAATTTTTATAGAATTTgcaaaataaagataaaagaagttgtttaattattattaacaGGAAATGAAAGAGAAACTTTGCCAAAAATAGACTGAGAGGAACAAAGTCCTCTAGTAGTATTATACAAACAACTTTTAACTGTTACTAGTATATACTAACAATCTACATTGAACAAAGCTACTAAACAAAACATCAAAGCCCAATCAGGCACGCTCTTGGAACGCAACCGACCGCGACAGAGCTGCCGGATTGGCTTGCAGCAGAGGCCAGGCAGCCGCCAATGCCGGTTTCTTGCCACAATCCTTGGGCTGCAAGGCCTTGAAAAGGCCTTCTCGACTAAGGGCATCATACTTGATCCCAAGAGTCGACCATATAGAGCTTCTCGCAGCTTCTTCCGGATCATCCATCCTCAACGTCTTCGGCACCACAACCTCCCCACTCCTCGAACGCTTCCCCAGCGCTGACTCAGCGTCCAGATTCCAACCATTCCACAAATAGTACGGCACTGGAGGGAAAACCGTGGTAAAAGGGCATGAAAATCCATGGTTTGGCGCTCCTCTGTTGCCAGAACAGGGCATTTGGTGTGAGAAGGAAAGGAGAGTGGCGTTTGGGCTGTGGAATCCGTCGGTGGTGAGGTGGCGGGAGGTCTTGTTCTTGCGTCGGCCTCCAATGGGAACGTTGCGCATTGTGCCCCCGGCCGTCCAGTACCTCTGACAGCCCCTGCAGAAGTGGCGGGGCTGCTTGACGTTGTAGTTGTTGTAGTAGCAGAATTTGGTGTTCATGCTGTTGCACCGGGGGCACGGGATGATTTTCTCCGGCTTCTTTAGGGCTTTTCGCTCCGAATTGGCTGCTCCGCCCTTCTCTTCGTCGGATTCCGGTGGAGCACTGCCCTGTGATTCCTCATTTTCTGCACTAGTTTCGCAGATTTCTCCCTTTGCTACCTCCTAAATTTTCGAGAAACAATTCCCGTTAACTCGCTATAAACAAAACATGAtaaaaacacatattttaaattatttctaTTCATATAACTACAAATTAGATGAGTAGTTTATTTTAGGAACTTAACCAATGGTTTGAGGAAAACAAGGCAGAATCAATACTTCCAAACTGGCTAGATTTGCTTTGAACCTTTAAAACAGGGGAATAGTCAAAAAGGAAATGCCCAACTCAGGAAATTCAGAGCAAAAACTAGACACTTCGACCAATAAAAATTCAGCGGTTTGAATATATTGTTATGTGCAACCAATCATAATTACTGAAATactattctttttctttctctttgcaCATTAACATAACCAAATCAAAGTACACAGTCGAGTGCATGATGTCCGAAAAGTCTACCTCATCTCTCTGCTCCTGCCTTCCAATTTCTTCTCCTTTACTCTTCTCCAAGCAGCGATCGCAATCACTGGAACGTTCTCCGGCGGCGCCGTTATCCGGAAAACAAATCTTCCGACCGAACAGCTTTATCTCCGGCTCCTTCACCATCTTCACCTCTCTCCGCTGCTAATCTCAGGGTAATCTTGAAAATAAAGAGTAGTTCTGGAAAAGgttgtgaaaaatgaaaaaaagctTAGTTGGCAAAGCTAGTTGGAAGGATTTAGATATGTTTGGAGGAAAAATAAAGACAAAAGGCGAGCGGTTGAGGATTATAAGGATGTTGGTATTTGGTAATGCCGTAATGGTGTTAGTGTCACGTCATTAGGGATCTGATTTTCTGAGCCACAAGTTTTTTTTGGGTGGGTCCACCAAAATTTATCATTTTCAAAGATTTCACTTATGGCCCTATAATTTTGAGTTAATGTTAAATGGTACACTTAAAAGAAGATAATTCCATTTTCCAAGTGTTTTAGGGGCTCAATCCTGGCCAACCATcacctaaggccatccacaatggggcgccctatggcgcgccatgtcatcagttttatcctcctatccCCGCCTgtaatggggcgccctatggcgccctatatgttttactattattttgttaattaatttaaatgttttcaaatatataatgcaaactaattaaaaaacagaaCGAGTAACTAAAAACCGGCGAAAATTGCATTAATtacacaaaagttacacgattcaagttgactaatctacgcaattcccaacttccgtcgcagctcatcgatcaaacATCGGaatattgggacttgaatccatttcgtagtaaatgtgagtttcgagagtggaatcgtgaaatgaaatgttacaaatgaaggtggggtaggggtatttatacaaaaaatcaaaaatgcgtgccatcgtccgccgagcccacaatagggcgcccgatggcgcggacgatactTCCGTGGACAatgcatcgggcgtgggcgtagggcgcggacgatggcggacacccacaatggaggcatcgtccgcgcccgaggacgatggccgccatcgggcgccccattgtgggtgcccttaGCCCCTTACTTTATAAGTATGTCCCGGATTATTAATGATATTTCAGGTCATTTTTAAGTTATAGTAATAAGTACGGAGTATTCGTTATCGTTTTATTATCTCACTTATCTGTATATCCGTGAAATAAGTGAAAAGTGACAATTGATAGAGAATCTAATTTAATTTTGGGAGAATAATACATTTCATTATTTTGGAAATGCAATAGCCATATCTTTTACTTAATCCGTCCCtcaaaaatatgcactctttcatttttagtccatcccacaagaatatgcactttttaattttgaaaaattttctctatatgaggtgggactcattctccattaacaatagtactttatttacttttactctctatctctcttttactttactaattttacattaaaactcatgctgactccaaaatacatattctttgggtacggagggagtattatagaATGAATGTTTAggtcatctgcaacgctgtctcatatccgtcccttaaattactattcatgggcccactgtacttttttactctatctcttaactaagggacgaaacctgcaaccctccatctcttatccgtcccttaaccgtctcttaaattactattcattcaatttcattttttattttatttccaaccaaattcaattaataaaaacacacctcattaaataaaataaaattacaacataaaataaaaatacaacttaaaattcaaaaaaaataaaaaacacacataattaaaatcctaaaaaaaataaaaattacataatttaaaatacaattttatagaatataaaaaaaaactactccgcaggcgaatcatcccccgaagacggtggaggtgcactgaagccacctggaggcggaataccaagttgtcttgccataaactcaattccggcaagataggcttggtattggggaggcatcgtctgccgtgccctcaacctcctgcgaggcaaactcttgtgcggcgctgcccgaaccgccctcactagacgagtattggccacccgccgtgtgcttcgtgcgcttcgaggtcgagcccgaacTGGACCGGACACCACCGgtccacctttcctcgtctttgatgacctcccaaacatcgacatgtttaaATTGTTTGGcagtgtcgtcgaagtagactcgcaaagccgaccttagaatgtcggctcccgtggctccgctttggtaatgagccgcttcactcttgtagatgaCGCATAAtattttgacctctctgtcgactcggtcaaagtgagcgcggagcatcttatatgtgcggcggggggaccccttcggcttaatctcgtggtaggccttggtgaccttttcccataagcacttccgggattgttgattcccgacgatgggatcgtacgagacgctgatccaggcgttgtacaccgccagcgtttctttggggctgtacggatgccggcctagatcctcctcctccttctcctccgcCTCTGCCCTGGAGC
This sequence is a window from Salvia splendens isolate huo1 chromosome 14, SspV2, whole genome shotgun sequence. Protein-coding genes within it:
- the LOC121764415 gene encoding tetrapyrrole-binding protein, chloroplastic-like, with product LDLLRQHLVGKDPRQADEQTRCLNITLAAVAAVKRGYVFFSKVQFIPAEALREIDALWRQHNDGKFGYYVQQRIWKKLNGDFKTFFIKVGWMKKLESSEVEQYNYRSFPAEFMWEMEEGPPEGHLLLTNALRGTQLLSCILGHPAFDEEDDVLTVIYRQNK
- the LOC121763562 gene encoding cyclic dof factor 3-like; the protein is MVKEPEIKLFGRKICFPDNGAAGERSSDCDRCLEKSKGEEIGRQEQRDEEVAKGEICETSAENEESQGSAPPESDEEKGGAANSERKALKKPEKIIPCPRCNSMNTKFCYYNNYNVKQPRHFCRGCQRYWTAGGTMRNVPIGGRRKNKTSRHLTTDGFHSPNATLLSFSHQMPCSGNRGAPNHGFSCPFTTVFPPVPYYLWNGWNLDAESALGKRSRSGEVVVPKTLRMDDPEEAARSSIWSTLGIKYDALSREGLFKALQPKDCGKKPALAAAWPLLQANPAALSRSVAFQERA